The Manihot esculenta cultivar AM560-2 chromosome 1, M.esculenta_v8, whole genome shotgun sequence genome has a window encoding:
- the LOC110617380 gene encoding agmatine deiminase, with amino-acid sequence MVDLVGTPVRHGYRMPAEWELHSQTWMGWPERTDNWRDDAVHAHNVFAKVATAISKFEPVTVCASAAQWENARRLLPEHIRVIEMSMNDSWFRDTGPTFVVKASNSGNPEQKVAGIDWTFNSWGGVDDGCYRDWSLDLLVARKILGIEKLPRFPHSMILEGGSIHVDGEGTCLTTEECLLNKNRNPDLTKEQIENQLKEYLGVQKVIWLPHGLYGDDDTNGHVDNMCCFAKPGVVLLSWTDDENDFQFERSMEALSVLSNATDAKGRKFEIIKLHVPGPLYMTEEESAGVIQDGEAKPRPPNTRLAASYVNFYIANGGIITPQFGDQKWDDEAVRVLSQAFPDHEVVRIEGAREIVLGGGNIHCITQQQPAPPS; translated from the exons ATGGTTGACTTGGTAGGGACGCCGGTTCGCCATGGCTACCGAATGCCTGCAGAGTGGGAGCTCCATTCTCAGACTTGGATGGGTTGGCCT GAACGCACAGATAACTGGAGAGACGATGCAGTACATGCACACAATGTTTTTGCCAAGGTTGCAACAGCAATTTCAAAGTTTGAGCCTGTGACTGTCTGTGCTAGTGCAGCCCAG TGGGAAAATGCACGAAGACTTCTTCCAGAACATATTAGAGTTATTGAGATGAGCATGAATGACTCTTGGTTTCGTGATACTGGGCCAACC TTTGTGGTGAAAGCATCAAATTCTGGTAACCCAGAGCAAAAGGTTGCAGGCATTGATTGGACTTTTAACAGTTGGGGAG GGGTTGATGATGGTTGTTATCGAGATTGGAGTCTTGACCTTCTTGTGGCAAGGAAG ATTCTTGGAATTGAAAAGCTTCCACGGTTTCCTCATTCCATGATTCTTGAAGGTGGAAGCATCCATGTAGATGGAGAGG GGACATGCCTTACTACTGAGGAGTGCCTCCTGAATAAAAACCGGAATCCAGATTTGACGAAAGAACAAATTGAAAATCAACTTAAGGAATATCTTGGAGTACAGAAGGTCATTTGGCTGCCTCATGGATTGTATG GTGATGATGATACTAATGGTCATGTTGACAATATGTGCTGCTTTGCAAAACCTGGTGTGGTTTTATTATCATGGACTGATGATGAAAACGATTTTCAGTTTGAACGATCCATGGAAGCCTTATCTGTTCTTTCCAATGCTACTGATGCTAAGGGAAGGAAATTCGAGATAATTAAACTCCATGTTCCAGGACCACTATATATGACGGAGGAAGAATCTGCTGGAGTTATTCAA GATGGTGAGGCTAAACCAAGACCACCAAATACTAGACTTGCTGCATCTTATGTAAACTTCTATATTGCCAATGGAGGGATCATCACGCCTCAATTTGGGGATCAGAAGTGGGATGATGAAGCTGTTCGTGTCCTCTCTCAGGCTTTTCCAGATCATGAG GTGGTTAGAATTGAAGGTGCAAGGGAGATTGTTCTGGGAGGTGGAAATATTCATTGCATCACTCAACAACAACCAGCACCTCCATCTTGA
- the LOC110619825 gene encoding H/ACA ribonucleoprotein complex subunit 2-like protein, whose amino-acid sequence MGSDSETERSQKQEKDKKKILALSPIAKHLAGKKLCKRTLKLVRRAAEHKCLKRGVKEVVKSIRRGHKGLCVIAGNISPIDVITHVPILCEEADIPYIYVPSKEDLANAGATKRPTCCVLVLTKPTKGELAQEEQEKLKAELSQVAADVSELTSSLF is encoded by the exons ATGGGAAGTGATAGTGAAACAGAGAGGTCGCAGAAGCAGGAGAAGGACAAGAAGAAAATACTGGCTCTTTCTCCTATCGCCAAACATCTTGCTGGTAAAAAGCTCTGCAAAAGAACCCTCAAATTAGTtcgcagag CTGCTGAACACAAATGTTTGAAGAGAGGAGTAAAAGAAGTGGTTAAAAGTATTCGGCGTGGTCATAAAGG GTTATGTGTCATAGCGGGGAACATATCTCCCATAGATGTAATCACCCATGTCCCGATCTTGTGCGAGGAGGCTGATATACCCTATATATATGTTCCATCaaaagaa GATCTTGCAAATGCAGGAGCCACCAAGAGACCTACATGTTGTGTTCTGGTGTTAACCAAGCCTACTAAGGGAGAACTAGCCCAGGAGGAACAAGAGAAACTAAAGGCAGAGCTTTCTCAGGTTGCAGCTGATGTGTCTGAACTTACCTCTTCTCTTTTCTAG